In one Anaerohalosphaeraceae bacterium genomic region, the following are encoded:
- the bioD gene encoding dethiobiotin synthase produces the protein MTLSLNLPRKPGLFITGTDTGVGKTLIAGAIARLLAEQGLRVGVFKPVASGCRRTPQGLVSTDAEFLTACSQADWPLEVVNPAAFEIPAAPIVCSRLENRFLDYGRISWAWRQLCEQADAVIVEGIGGVMVPLTEGETVLDLAAEFDLLTLIVARPRLGTINHTLLTIKAVRDAGLPLAGVVISGYNAAQADIAEQTSPDVIAQVGQTTLFGVVDYDPQASVEEGRLGTAALRALSIWDWKSLIQC, from the coding sequence ATGACGCTGTCTCTGAATCTGCCGCGAAAACCCGGTCTGTTTATCACCGGCACAGATACCGGCGTGGGCAAAACGCTCATTGCCGGGGCGATCGCCCGTCTGCTGGCCGAACAGGGACTTCGGGTTGGTGTATTTAAACCCGTTGCCAGCGGCTGCCGGCGGACCCCGCAGGGGCTGGTGAGCACGGATGCGGAGTTTCTGACCGCCTGTTCGCAGGCCGACTGGCCGCTGGAGGTGGTCAATCCGGCTGCCTTTGAGATTCCCGCCGCCCCGATTGTGTGCAGCCGTCTGGAAAACCGCTTTCTGGATTACGGGCGCATCAGCTGGGCCTGGCGGCAGTTGTGTGAACAGGCCGACGCCGTCATCGTCGAGGGCATCGGCGGGGTGATGGTTCCGCTGACAGAGGGCGAAACAGTCCTCGATTTGGCGGCGGAGTTTGACCTGCTGACCCTGATTGTGGCTCGTCCGCGTCTGGGCACGATTAATCATACCCTGCTGACCATCAAGGCCGTCCGCGATGCCGGTTTGCCGCTGGCGGGAGTCGTCATCAGCGGGTATAATGCCGCGCAGGCCGATATTGCCGAGCAGACCAGCCCCGATGTGATTGCTCAGGTGGGTCAGACGACCCTGTTCGGCGTGGTGGACTATGACCCGCAGGCGTCCGTCGAAGAAGGCCGGCTGGGAACAGCCGCCCTCCGGGCCCTGTCTATATGGGATTGGAAATCGCTGATTCAGTGCTGA
- the bioA gene encoding adenosylmethionine--8-amino-7-oxononanoate transaminase — MNSRTEHWIELDKQYLWHPFTPMSVWLAGEPVIIEQGEGFYLMDTEGRRYIDGVSSLWCNVHGHRVPEIDQAIRDQLEQIAHSTLLGLGQTRSIELAEKLVQIAPKGLCKVFYSDSGATAVEIALKMAYQYWQNLGCKERTRFIAVQEAYHGDTIGSVSVGGMELFHGIFKSLLFETYFVPSPHPYRFEGTPQQCAEFSLENLEFLLRRHPGQIAGIILEPLVQGAAGMLVHPSGFLAEVRRLADRYDVLLIADEVATGFGRTGRMFACEHEQVCPDLMCLAKGITGGYLPLAATLTTQKIFDAFLGRPEEFKTFFHGHTYTGNALACAAALASLQLFEKHQVLERMPPKIDAVRAALQRIQDLPYVGDVRQCGLMAGIELVCDKKTKEPFAYKHTLGAKVCAAMRPKGAMMRPLGNVIVLMPAPAMDLPTLQTLLDIVEETIRDDVPKIVRGLEP, encoded by the coding sequence ATGAACAGCAGGACAGAACACTGGATTGAATTGGACAAACAATACCTGTGGCATCCGTTTACGCCGATGAGCGTCTGGCTTGCCGGCGAACCGGTTATTATTGAACAGGGCGAGGGGTTTTACCTGATGGATACGGAGGGCCGCCGGTATATCGACGGGGTCAGTTCCCTCTGGTGCAATGTGCACGGCCACCGCGTCCCCGAAATTGATCAGGCGATTCGAGACCAGCTGGAGCAGATTGCCCACAGCACCCTGCTGGGGCTGGGGCAGACCCGTTCGATTGAACTGGCTGAAAAACTGGTGCAGATTGCCCCCAAAGGCCTCTGCAAGGTTTTTTATTCCGACAGCGGCGCCACCGCTGTCGAAATCGCCCTGAAGATGGCCTATCAATACTGGCAGAATCTCGGCTGCAAAGAACGAACCCGCTTTATTGCCGTCCAGGAGGCCTATCACGGCGACACCATCGGCTCGGTCAGTGTCGGCGGAATGGAGCTGTTTCACGGCATCTTTAAATCGCTTCTGTTTGAGACCTATTTTGTTCCCAGTCCGCATCCGTACCGCTTCGAAGGCACGCCGCAGCAGTGTGCGGAGTTTTCTCTGGAGAATCTGGAGTTTCTGCTTCGGCGTCATCCGGGGCAGATTGCGGGGATTATCCTGGAGCCGCTGGTGCAGGGGGCGGCGGGCATGCTCGTCCATCCGTCCGGATTTCTTGCGGAGGTCCGCCGTCTGGCCGACCGCTATGATGTGCTGCTGATTGCCGATGAGGTGGCTACGGGCTTCGGGCGCACCGGCCGGATGTTCGCCTGCGAACATGAACAGGTTTGTCCGGACCTGATGTGTCTGGCCAAGGGCATCACCGGCGGATATCTGCCGCTGGCAGCCACGCTGACGACGCAGAAAATTTTCGATGCCTTTTTGGGCCGTCCGGAGGAGTTCAAGACCTTCTTTCACGGCCACACCTACACCGGCAATGCCCTGGCCTGTGCGGCGGCCTTGGCGTCTTTGCAGCTGTTCGAGAAGCATCAGGTCCTGGAGCGGATGCCTCCGAAAATCGACGCTGTCCGCGCCGCCCTTCAGCGGATTCAGGATTTGCCCTATGTCGGCGATGTCCGTCAGTGCGGCCTGATGGCGGGGATTGAACTGGTTTGCGATAAAAAAACCAAGGAGCCCTTTGCGTATAAGCATACGCTCGGCGCCAAAGTCTGTGCGGCGATGCGGCCCAAAGGAGCGATGATGCGTCCGCTGGGCAATGTGATTGTCCTGATGCCCGCTCCGGCAATGGACCTGCCGACCCTGCAGACGCTGCTGGACATCGTGGAAGAAACCATTCGGGATGATGTCCCGAAAATCGTTCGAGGTCTTGAACCATGA
- a CDS encoding glycoside hydrolase family 2 TIM barrel-domain containing protein codes for MNHFTIIRKLTLLSLFASAWAFAEEALPDWENAAVFRINKEPAHATLMPFEKAEQARTLDRAQSPYYHSLNGKWKFHWSPDPQSRPADFYKPEFSVNDWNEIPVPSNWQMQGYDVPIYTNVTYPFHKDPPRVMGTPPQHFTTFKTRNPVGSYRTTFTVPDEWNGREIFLVFDGVESAFYLWINGQKVGYSQDSRTPAEFRITPYLKKGDNILAAEVYRFSDGSYLEDQDFWRMSGIFRDVYLYSTPTVHIRDFFVKTELDSEYRDAVLKVTASIINYGKSDASLPKLEGVLFDKSGKAVASVKAASAPKRIPAGQEITLEMQTEVKNPLKWTAETPHLYRLVLTLGKEAVGCNVGFRKVEIKDGVLLVNGKYVYLKGVNRHEHDPDTGHTVSRESMIRDICLMKQHNINAVRTCHYPDVPMWYDLCDEYGLYIIDEANIESHALMNYSNLFDSLGNDPLWKEAHLDRTKNMVERDKNHACVIIWSLGNEAGDGANFEATSDWIHQRDLSRPVQYEPARERPLTDIVCPMYARIHQIEAYAKRKDIYRPLILCEYSHAMGNSCGNLADYWVVIEKYRALQGGFIWDWVDQGLRKKDPDTGRDFWAYGGDFGDQPNDGNFCCNGLVQPDRKPNPHLYEVKKVYQNVAVHPADLAKGLVEIQNKYVFTNLKDLLEADWELTENGAVIAQGKLGRLDIEPAGRKTVSIPLPDIRWNSDCEYHLTVFFRLAEEQTWAPRGHLLAWEQLVLKERTRPVPLPQPNLQSPALNVSETYEVIRIHGEGFSAMFSKSLGALVSYKINDQEMLVEPLVPNFWRVPTDNDNGNKMPRRLRVWKTAAQEPKVDSAAVEKINDGQVEVRFELTLKAGDSKLALKYQVFSGGEILVHNQFTAVGELPEMPRFGMQMKIPRQFALLRWYGRGPHESYWDRLAGAAVGIYEEIVTDPKHMYVRPQEYGNKTDVRWMTLTNRMGQGLKFTGLPLLYVSAWPWSMEDLEKAKHPVELPVRDFLTVNIDYKQMGVGGDDSWGAQPHREYTLPAKQYEYSFLIEPVLP; via the coding sequence ATGAATCATTTCACAATCATCCGGAAACTCACCCTTTTGAGTTTGTTTGCTTCCGCCTGGGCTTTTGCCGAAGAAGCCCTGCCGGACTGGGAGAATGCGGCTGTTTTCCGAATCAACAAAGAGCCGGCTCATGCGACGCTGATGCCGTTTGAGAAAGCCGAACAGGCACGCACCCTTGACCGGGCCCAGAGCCCGTATTATCATTCGCTGAATGGCAAATGGAAATTTCACTGGTCCCCGGACCCGCAGAGTCGTCCGGCCGACTTCTACAAGCCGGAATTTTCCGTGAACGACTGGAATGAAATCCCCGTGCCGTCCAATTGGCAGATGCAGGGATATGACGTGCCGATCTACACCAACGTCACCTATCCGTTCCACAAAGACCCGCCCCGTGTGATGGGCACACCGCCGCAGCATTTCACCACGTTTAAAACGCGCAACCCCGTCGGGTCGTATCGGACAACCTTCACAGTCCCCGACGAATGGAACGGGCGGGAAATCTTTCTGGTTTTCGACGGAGTGGAATCGGCGTTTTATCTGTGGATTAACGGGCAAAAAGTCGGCTACAGTCAGGACAGTCGAACCCCCGCGGAGTTCCGCATTACGCCTTATCTGAAAAAAGGAGACAATATCCTTGCCGCCGAGGTGTACCGTTTTTCCGACGGTTCTTATCTGGAAGACCAGGATTTCTGGCGAATGAGCGGCATCTTCCGGGATGTGTACCTGTATTCGACTCCGACCGTTCACATCCGGGACTTCTTTGTCAAGACCGAGCTGGACAGTGAATATCGGGACGCCGTCCTGAAAGTCACGGCATCGATTATCAACTACGGAAAATCCGATGCTTCTCTCCCGAAACTGGAAGGAGTCCTGTTTGACAAAAGCGGCAAAGCCGTCGCGTCCGTAAAGGCGGCCTCGGCACCAAAGCGGATTCCGGCCGGACAGGAAATCACCCTCGAAATGCAAACCGAGGTGAAAAACCCGCTTAAATGGACGGCGGAAACGCCGCATCTGTATCGGCTGGTTCTGACATTGGGCAAAGAGGCCGTCGGCTGCAATGTGGGCTTCCGCAAGGTGGAAATCAAAGACGGCGTGCTGCTGGTCAACGGCAAATATGTGTACCTGAAAGGAGTCAACCGGCATGAGCACGACCCGGATACAGGGCATACCGTCAGCCGCGAATCGATGATTCGGGACATTTGCCTGATGAAGCAGCACAACATCAATGCAGTCCGCACCTGCCATTATCCGGATGTTCCGATGTGGTACGATTTGTGCGATGAATACGGGCTGTATATTATCGATGAGGCCAATATCGAATCGCACGCCCTGATGAACTATTCGAATCTGTTTGATTCGCTGGGCAACGACCCGCTGTGGAAAGAAGCCCATCTGGACCGCACAAAGAATATGGTCGAGCGGGACAAAAATCATGCCTGTGTGATTATCTGGTCGCTGGGCAATGAAGCGGGAGACGGGGCCAACTTTGAGGCAACCAGCGACTGGATTCATCAGCGCGACCTGAGCCGCCCGGTGCAGTACGAGCCGGCGCGGGAGCGTCCCCTGACCGATATCGTCTGCCCGATGTACGCCCGGATTCATCAGATTGAGGCCTATGCCAAACGGAAAGATATTTATCGTCCGCTGATTCTGTGCGAATATTCGCACGCCATGGGCAACAGCTGCGGCAATCTGGCCGACTACTGGGTCGTCATCGAAAAATACAGAGCCCTTCAGGGCGGATTTATCTGGGACTGGGTGGACCAGGGGCTGCGGAAAAAAGACCCGGACACCGGCAGAGACTTCTGGGCCTATGGAGGCGACTTCGGCGATCAGCCCAATGACGGCAACTTCTGCTGCAACGGTCTGGTTCAGCCCGACCGCAAACCCAATCCGCATCTGTACGAGGTCAAGAAGGTCTATCAGAATGTTGCGGTGCATCCGGCTGATTTGGCCAAAGGGCTGGTGGAGATTCAAAACAAATATGTCTTTACCAACCTGAAAGATCTGCTGGAGGCCGACTGGGAACTGACGGAAAACGGAGCGGTAATCGCCCAAGGCAAACTGGGACGCCTGGACATAGAACCGGCCGGACGAAAAACGGTTTCAATCCCCCTGCCCGACATTCGCTGGAATTCGGACTGTGAGTATCATCTGACGGTCTTCTTCCGGCTGGCAGAGGAACAGACGTGGGCCCCGCGCGGGCACCTGCTGGCGTGGGAACAGCTGGTCCTGAAGGAACGCACGCGTCCTGTGCCCCTGCCGCAGCCGAATCTCCAAAGCCCGGCCCTGAATGTTTCGGAAACCTATGAGGTCATCCGCATTCACGGCGAGGGGTTCTCGGCAATGTTCAGCAAGTCGCTGGGCGCACTGGTTTCCTACAAAATCAATGACCAAGAGATGCTCGTCGAACCGCTGGTGCCGAACTTCTGGCGGGTGCCGACGGATAACGATAACGGCAACAAAATGCCGCGGCGCCTTCGGGTTTGGAAGACCGCTGCTCAGGAACCGAAAGTCGATTCGGCCGCAGTGGAAAAAATCAATGACGGACAGGTGGAAGTCCGGTTCGAGCTGACCCTAAAGGCGGGCGATTCCAAACTGGCTCTGAAGTATCAGGTCTTCTCAGGCGGAGAAATCCTTGTCCACAATCAGTTTACGGCCGTCGGGGAGCTGCCGGAGATGCCGCGCTTCGGGATGCAGATGAAAATCCCGCGTCAGTTCGCCCTGCTCCGCTGGTACGGGCGGGGCCCGCATGAAAGCTACTGGGACCGGCTGGCCGGTGCGGCTGTCGGCATTTATGAAGAGATTGTGACAGACCCCAAACATATGTACGTCCGCCCGCAGGAATACGGCAACAAAACCGACGTCCGCTGGATGACGCTGACCAACAGAATGGGACAAGGACTGAAATTCACCGGTCTGCCGCTTCTGTACGTCAGTGCCTGGCCGTGGTCAATGGAGGACCTCGAAAAGGCCAAACATCCGGTCGAACTGCCGGTGCGGGATTTCCTGACAGTAAATATCGACTACAAGCAGATGGGTGTCGGCGGAGATGACAGCTGGGGTGCTCAGCCCCATCGGGAATACACCCTGCCGGCCAAGCAGTATGAGTACAGCTTCCTGATTGAACCCGTCCTGCCGTAA
- a CDS encoding glycoside hydrolase family 2 TIM barrel-domain containing protein has product MKNILFGQGLLVLILSAVGCTMSAQPREKTALRQWQFCEDKTPEGAEPVFPAEAQWESVALPHGFRLSGLDEHASGWYRCTLDLPKEGAGRRYYLYLEGAASVTDVWVNGTWVGRHRGGFTAAAFDLTDGLKFGQSNELLLRVNNRLAEAANCLSHSNLYYTDGGLYRPAWLVQTGGVHIYPDLGSCGVYLTPKNITDQKAVLQIQTVLRNSLNKPVKVQVRHQILDPDGKPCGQIKTAADLPAQSIQKADAETEIPSPRRWDIRQPNLYTVRTEVVLDGQTVDAVTEQTGIRTIEFKDGRFLLNGRELLVRGVCKHHQDEHTWNAMTDEQLRWEWQAMMDLGVNTVRLAHYPHRRLEYQLADEYGLAVWAENGLAGQKWDRGVKYETAPNADGERITREMVRQNWNHPSILFWSSGNETYQEVASYYADIIRQEDTTRLITYASAGEKPANVDFVAGNTYQGWYGGHYMDFAKMPDNAYTSETGAGMWLTHHVPYGTIRWDVDKFEPEEYGELFAEFRFQDLFRNNPEGHKMFLWWNFREFYNKKFKNNRNTKGLITLAGMPKDVSYHFQSFLKPNQPVLHLCGRHHFYRQFEPDNGIKVYSNAEQVELFLNGISQGVRKNGEYRHPDSVKREGNHTIPVKGIAVNNVFFWKSPLAPGKNIIEARDNRGLRASMVIYQKAPDGQQWPEQPDALVSSLTSSNPDNPAIFIDRPIESQGPFYYEVNGQSDNTFDELPEPVRGAKWIATKRLSRESSRTDLSFRVNRPAEVFVMYSTGTFPKHTLKKPDEKAMSAAAQLEKALKGAGFADTGIRGIWRAHDLWLADCALMRRTVPAGQTVTIPGQTLDYVVLIKER; this is encoded by the coding sequence ATGAAAAACATTCTGTTCGGCCAAGGTCTATTGGTGCTGATTCTTTCAGCGGTCGGCTGCACAATGTCGGCTCAACCACGGGAAAAAACCGCTCTCCGACAATGGCAGTTTTGTGAGGACAAAACACCGGAAGGCGCTGAGCCGGTATTTCCCGCCGAAGCCCAATGGGAATCCGTCGCCCTTCCGCACGGCTTTCGCTTGTCCGGCCTGGATGAACACGCTTCCGGTTGGTATCGATGCACGCTTGACCTTCCCAAAGAGGGCGCCGGCAGGCGGTATTATCTGTATCTGGAAGGAGCCGCTTCGGTGACGGATGTCTGGGTGAACGGCACATGGGTCGGGCGGCATCGCGGCGGGTTTACGGCAGCGGCCTTTGACCTGACGGACGGACTGAAGTTCGGACAGTCCAATGAGCTGCTCCTTCGCGTAAACAATCGACTGGCGGAGGCCGCCAACTGCCTGTCGCATTCCAATCTGTATTATACCGACGGAGGGCTGTATCGCCCGGCCTGGCTGGTTCAGACCGGCGGTGTCCATATCTATCCGGACCTAGGCTCCTGCGGCGTGTATCTGACACCCAAAAACATCACCGACCAAAAGGCAGTCCTGCAGATTCAAACGGTCCTGCGCAACTCCCTGAACAAACCCGTAAAAGTCCAGGTCCGTCATCAGATTCTGGACCCGGACGGAAAGCCCTGCGGACAGATTAAAACCGCGGCGGACCTGCCGGCTCAATCCATTCAAAAAGCCGATGCGGAAACCGAAATTCCCTCTCCCCGACGCTGGGACATCCGGCAGCCGAATCTGTACACCGTTCGTACCGAGGTCGTGCTGGATGGACAGACGGTTGATGCCGTTACGGAGCAGACGGGAATTCGCACAATCGAATTCAAAGACGGACGGTTTCTGCTCAACGGCAGGGAGCTGCTGGTTCGCGGCGTCTGCAAGCATCATCAGGATGAGCACACCTGGAATGCGATGACGGATGAGCAGCTGCGGTGGGAATGGCAGGCGATGATGGACCTGGGGGTCAATACGGTCCGGCTGGCACACTATCCGCATCGGCGGCTGGAATATCAGCTGGCCGATGAATACGGTCTGGCTGTCTGGGCGGAAAACGGCCTGGCGGGCCAAAAATGGGACCGCGGGGTCAAGTACGAAACCGCCCCGAACGCCGACGGCGAGCGCATCACCCGGGAAATGGTCCGGCAGAACTGGAATCATCCGAGCATCCTGTTCTGGAGCAGCGGCAACGAGACCTATCAGGAGGTCGCCTCGTACTATGCCGACATCATTCGTCAGGAGGACACAACCCGACTGATTACCTATGCCTCCGCCGGCGAGAAACCAGCCAACGTGGACTTTGTGGCGGGCAACACCTATCAGGGCTGGTACGGCGGACATTATATGGATTTCGCCAAAATGCCCGACAACGCCTATACCTCCGAGACCGGCGCCGGAATGTGGCTGACGCACCATGTTCCCTACGGGACGATCCGCTGGGATGTGGACAAATTTGAACCGGAGGAATATGGCGAGCTGTTTGCCGAGTTCCGTTTTCAGGACCTCTTCCGGAACAATCCGGAAGGACACAAAATGTTCCTGTGGTGGAATTTCCGCGAGTTCTACAACAAAAAGTTCAAGAACAACCGGAACACCAAGGGCCTCATCACCCTGGCGGGGATGCCGAAGGACGTATCTTATCATTTCCAGTCCTTCCTGAAACCGAACCAGCCCGTCCTGCATCTGTGCGGACGGCATCACTTCTACCGCCAGTTTGAACCGGACAACGGCATTAAGGTCTATTCCAATGCGGAGCAAGTCGAGCTGTTCCTCAACGGCATTTCGCAGGGCGTCCGCAAAAACGGCGAATACAGGCATCCCGATTCCGTCAAGCGGGAGGGAAACCATACGATTCCGGTCAAAGGAATTGCCGTCAACAACGTCTTTTTCTGGAAAAGCCCGCTGGCACCCGGCAAAAACATAATTGAAGCGCGGGACAATCGAGGACTGCGGGCCTCGATGGTGATCTATCAGAAGGCGCCGGACGGACAGCAATGGCCCGAGCAGCCGGATGCACTGGTGTCATCGCTGACCAGCTCTAACCCGGACAATCCGGCGATTTTCATCGACCGTCCCATCGAAAGCCAGGGGCCGTTCTACTATGAGGTCAACGGCCAGTCCGACAATACGTTCGACGAACTGCCCGAGCCGGTCCGCGGGGCTAAGTGGATTGCCACCAAGCGGCTCAGCCGGGAAAGCAGCCGTACAGACCTGTCTTTCCGGGTCAATCGTCCGGCGGAGGTGTTTGTGATGTACTCCACGGGCACCTTCCCCAAACACACCCTCAAAAAGCCGGATGAAAAAGCGATGTCGGCGGCAGCCCAGCTCGAAAAAGCCCTGAAGGGAGCCGGATTTGCCGACACCGGCATTCGCGGCATCTGGCGGGCGCACGATTTGTGGCTGGCCGACTGCGCCCTGATGCGCCGAACCGTTCCGGCCGGACAGACCGTAACGATTCCCGGACAGACGCTGGACTACGTGGTGCTCATCAAAGAGCGGTAA